CCAGTGAAATCGGAGTTATTACCGGAATCGTCGGCGCCGCCGGAGGTTTAGGAGGGTATTTACTGCCTAAATACATCCTTGGCCCGCTGAAACAATCGACAGGCTCTCAGGTCACAGGATTTCTCGTGGTAGGCTCCATTGTGTTATTGACTACCCTTATTTTCTACGCGGTAACACGTTCCTGGAGAAAAACCTGGGCCAAGGCGGAATCCGGGGTCAATTTCTAAAGAATGAAAGACAACTTCGGTGGGGGTGAATGTACATGACAACGAAAAAAGTAAAAAGTGTCTGCCCTTACTGCGGCGTTGGCTGCGGAATCGTACTCGAAGTCTCCGGTAACCGCGTTGTCAAACTCACCGGAGATAAAGAGCATCCGACCAATTTGGGGAGATTGTGCACCAAAGGCAGCACGGCTGCACTGGCCATCTCGGAATCGGGGCGTATGGAATGCGCCTATAAGCGTCCGGTCCGAAAGGCTGAACCCGCCACAGTCGGTATAGATGAAGCTATCAGCGATACGGCCAATCGGCTGCGTGCCATCCTTGACGAACACGGCCCGGATGCCCTCTCCTTCTATGTGTCGGGCCAAATGTCGCTGGAAGCCCAGTACCTGATCAACAAGCTGGCCAAGGGCTTCATAAGGACTAATAATATCGAATCCAATTCACGTCTATGTATGGCGAGTGCCGGCAGCGGCTACAAACTTTCGCTTGGAGCGGATGGGCCTCCGGGGTCTTATCAAGATATGGATACTACCGATTTGTTCTTCGTTATCGGAGCCAATATGGCCGACTGTCATCCGATTCTGTTCCTCCGGTTGATGGATCGGGTTAAAGCGGGAGCCAAGTTGATTGTCGTCGACCCCCGCCGCACCGCTACCGCGGAAAAAGCGAATCTGTTTATGCAAATCAGGCCCGGAACGGATCTCGCTCTGCTCAACGGACTGCTGCATCTGCTTGTCAAGAACGGCCATACGGACCCGGCCTTCATCGCCGAATTCACTTCCGGCTTTGAGAGCATGCCGGAATTTCTGGAAGATTATCCGCCGGACAAGGTAGCCGAAATTACAGGAATCCCCGAGGCGGATATCCGTAAAGCTGCCGATTGGATCGGCGGGGCCCCTAATTGGATGACTTGCTGGACCATGGGCCTCAACCAGAGCACGCACGGCACCTGGCACACGAATGCCATCTGCAACCTGCATCTCGCTACAGGAGCGATATGCCGCACGGGAAGCGGCCCCTTCTCCCTCACCGGCCAGCCCAACGCCATGGGCGGCCGGGAGATGGGATACATGGGACCGGGCTTGCCCGGTCAGCGCTCCGTCCTAAGCGAAGCCGACCGAAGGTTTATCGAGGAAATGTGGACGGTTCCCGAGGGCACCGTTCGTACTGAGGTCGGCACCGGCACCGTATCCATGTTCGAAAGTATGAAATCCGGCGATATCAAAGCCTGCTGGATCATCTGTACGAACCCGGTCGCCACCGTACCGAACCGCAAGAACGTGATTGCAGGACTGGAAGCTGCCGAACTGGTCATTACGCAGGATGCGTTCCTCGATACCGAGACGAACCGGTTCGCGGATATTCTGCTGCCCGGCGCTCTATGGGCCGAAGCCGAAGGTGTGATGATCAACTCCGAGCGCAACCTGACCTTGATGCAGAAAGCGGTCGAGCCGCCCGGAGAAGCCCTTCCCGACTGGCAGATTATCGCCCGGGTCGCTTGCGAAATGGGCTACTCTGGCGCCTTTACCTACGATTCTTCGGCCGAGGTCTATCAGGAAATCCAGCAGGCCTGGAATCCGAAGACCGGTTATGACATTCGCGGCGCCACGTATGAAAGACTGCGCGAAACGCCGGTTCAGTGGCCATGTCCGCCGGACAGCGCGAGCGATCGGAACCCGATCCGTTATTTGAACGATCAGGCCGACAGTACGCCGATAGAGTTTGCCGGCAGCAGCGCTCCGCTCATTGTTTTCCCCACGGAAAGCGGAAAAGGAATCTTTTGGGCGCGGCCGTATATGCCGCCTGCGGAAATGCCGGATAGCGAGTATCCGTTTGTGCTGAATTCCGGCCGATTGCAGCATCAATGGCATACGCTGACCAAAACGGGAAAGATCCCCACGCTAAATAAATTGAACCCGGGTCCCTTTATTGAGATTCACCCGGAGGATGCGGCGATGTTGGACATAAAGGACCGTGATCCGGTGGAAATCCGTTCAAAACGGGGGCATGCCATTCTTCCGGCAGTCATTAATGATCGAGTGCGTCCGGGAAACTGCTTTGCCCCCTTTCATTGGAATGACCGGTACGGGACGAATCTGGCGATAAATGACGTCACCAATGATTCGGTTGATCCCGTGTCTTTACAGCCCGAATTGAAATATTGCTCCGTCTCGCTGGCGAAGGCTGCGGTTTATCCGTCAGCGGAGCAAGTGAGATGGCCTAACGAAAATCAAAACCGGTACCAAACCGACACTGTAACCGTCAAACCGAAGGAGGCACTCTACATGGCACAACTGGAAACGCTTGAAAGCATGTTGGGCCTTCAATCCCCCAAAGCCGTGACGCTGGATCTTCATGAGCAAGCCTATCTGTCAGGCTTCATCACCAGTCTGCGCACCGGGGATTCGCAGGCAGCTTCCGGCATTCCGGTTCTGCCCCCCGCCGCTCCGTTTGAACCGATGAAACGCCACTGGGTGGATGGACTGCTGGCCGGAATGTTCTCCCGCAGCCCCCTTCCCGAAGAAGGTGCGATGTCCAAGCTGGAAACGGCGGCAACAGCGTCGCCGCTGGCTCCGGGCAGGCTTCCTGTCACCATTCTCTGGGCATCGCAGACCGGGAATGCGGAAGGTGCGGCCATCGGCTGTGCGAAGAAATTGCAGGAATCCGGCTATGATATCCGGCTGGTCAACATGGATCAATATTCTGTACCGAATCTGGCAAAGGAGCGCTTTGTCTTGTTCATCGCCAGCACCTTCGGAGCCGGAGATCCTCCGGACAACGGGGCAAGCTTTTTCCAGTCCCTGCAAGCGGATGATGCGCCCCAGTTGGCTGAACTTCACTACGCCGTTCTCGCCTTCGGCGATTCGAATTACGATCAGTTTTGCGGATTCGGACAAAATTTGGATGCCCGTTTGGAGGAGCTTGGCGCACAGCGGCTCCTTGACTGCGCTCATTGCGACACGGATTTCCAGGAGCAGGTCGAAACGTGGACGAACACAGCTGCGGGGATGTTAAGCGAGTATGCAAGCAACCGGGAGCAAGCCTTACCTACGACAGCAGCCACCGCTATATCGGCCCAAACTATTGGACCCGATGCAGCTACCCGAATACCGGAACAGAGCGGATATACCCGAAATCGCCCTGTACATTCACGTATCCTGTTCAACCGGCGCCTGAATAAGGATAATTCTGAAAAAGAAACCCGCCACTATGCTTTCGACCTCAGCAATACCGGTTTACG
This region of Paenibacillus sp. URB8-2 genomic DNA includes:
- a CDS encoding sulfite reductase subunit alpha, translated to MTTKKVKSVCPYCGVGCGIVLEVSGNRVVKLTGDKEHPTNLGRLCTKGSTAALAISESGRMECAYKRPVRKAEPATVGIDEAISDTANRLRAILDEHGPDALSFYVSGQMSLEAQYLINKLAKGFIRTNNIESNSRLCMASAGSGYKLSLGADGPPGSYQDMDTTDLFFVIGANMADCHPILFLRLMDRVKAGAKLIVVDPRRTATAEKANLFMQIRPGTDLALLNGLLHLLVKNGHTDPAFIAEFTSGFESMPEFLEDYPPDKVAEITGIPEADIRKAADWIGGAPNWMTCWTMGLNQSTHGTWHTNAICNLHLATGAICRTGSGPFSLTGQPNAMGGREMGYMGPGLPGQRSVLSEADRRFIEEMWTVPEGTVRTEVGTGTVSMFESMKSGDIKACWIICTNPVATVPNRKNVIAGLEAAELVITQDAFLDTETNRFADILLPGALWAEAEGVMINSERNLTLMQKAVEPPGEALPDWQIIARVACEMGYSGAFTYDSSAEVYQEIQQAWNPKTGYDIRGATYERLRETPVQWPCPPDSASDRNPIRYLNDQADSTPIEFAGSSAPLIVFPTESGKGIFWARPYMPPAEMPDSEYPFVLNSGRLQHQWHTLTKTGKIPTLNKLNPGPFIEIHPEDAAMLDIKDRDPVEIRSKRGHAILPAVINDRVRPGNCFAPFHWNDRYGTNLAINDVTNDSVDPVSLQPELKYCSVSLAKAAVYPSAEQVRWPNENQNRYQTDTVTVKPKEALYMAQLETLESMLGLQSPKAVTLDLHEQAYLSGFITSLRTGDSQAASGIPVLPPAAPFEPMKRHWVDGLLAGMFSRSPLPEEGAMSKLETAATASPLAPGRLPVTILWASQTGNAEGAAIGCAKKLQESGYDIRLVNMDQYSVPNLAKERFVLFIASTFGAGDPPDNGASFFQSLQADDAPQLAELHYAVLAFGDSNYDQFCGFGQNLDARLEELGAQRLLDCAHCDTDFQEQVETWTNTAAGMLSEYASNREQALPTTAATAISAQTIGPDAATRIPEQSGYTRNRPVHSRILFNRRLNKDNSEKETRHYAFDLSNTGLRYEAGDALGVWPTNCPELAGNLLSTVNLEPSVPVTVKGQGEMPLAEALLRHFEIARISPEMLRFIRDRSQNERLSELLKSENQAYLKEWLWGRQLIDVLQEFPVSMSAAELTQLLKPLQPRLYSISSSPKANPDEVHITVSTLRYECGGNPRKGVCSTFLADLAAQDTEIPIFIQKNAHFRPPANPDAPMIMVGPGTGIAPFRGFLQERQATEARGKNWLIFGEQREDSDFYFRDELEAFQKEGFLHRLDTAFSRDQTDKIYVQHRMMQHGAELWAWLQEGAHFYVCGDANQMAKEVDAALKSVIQQHGGMSADEAKDYVKELSLSRRYLRDVY